From the genome of Phycicoccus duodecadis:
GCATGGTGTCGCCGGCGCGGACCAGGGCGTAGACGTGCCCGTTGTCGGGGCGCCACGAGGGAAGGACGGTGCCGTCGTCGATGGCCGCACGCGCGACCCCGGGGACGACGACGGCCGAGACAGCGGCGAGCACCGCCGAGAGGATGGTCAGAACCACTCGACGGTGCTCGCTCATGGTCGTCAGCCGATCAGGACGCTGAGGACGGGTTGCCCGCTGGGCGCTTCACTGGTGTCGAACTCGGCGTTGTCGTTGCCGCCTCCGACGATCGCGATCGTGACGTCCTGCCCGGCGTACGCGGCCAGGGCGCCGGCGTCGAGCGTGACTGTCGTGCTCCCGTCGACCCCGATGCCGGTGAAGGACCCCAGGACCGTGGCCGAGACCGCCGGTGCGGTGTCGTAGGTCATCGTGGCCTCGGACCAGCTGGAGTCGGTGACCAGCATCAGCTGCTGCGGGTCGACGCTCGAGGCCCACGAGTTCGCGGTCGTGGAGAGGGTCAGTGTCGCGGTCTGCAGTGAGGTCCCGGCGGGGACGGCGGGCACCCGGAACTTCAGGTACGACGTCTGCGGCGACGTGCCGCCCTTGCTGCGCATGACCCAGCTGTTGCCGGCCGTGGCCGTGGGGCTGGCCGCGTTGACCCAGGTGTCCTCGGTGGGGACGAGGTTGGACGTCGTCGGCGGCGGCGGGGGCGGCGGCGCGATGGTCGCCGCGACCGCATCGGACGCCGCGCTGACGTTGCCCGTGGGGTCGACGGCCGCCACCCGGTAGTAGTACGTCCCGGTCGCCTGGTTCGGGTCGGCGGCCGAGAGGGCCGTCGTCCGGGTGAGCAGCGAAGCGGCGTCGGCCGTGAAGTCGGCCGAGGTGCCCTTGTACACGCGGTACTCGGCGACGGCGTCGTTGTCGGTCGAGGCCTGCCACGTCAGGCTGACGTCCTGCCCGCTGACCGAGGTCGTGAGACCGGCCGGCACCGACGGCGCCTGGCTGTCGACCACCGGCGCGTCGGCCAGGGTGGCGTGCCGGGCGACCTGGGCCGCCGGCATCGGGTAGGTGTACAGCGCGAACTGGTCGATGGTGCCGGAGAACCAGTCGCTCGCGGGGCGCGAGGCCCAGCCGCTGAGGTTGTCGCCGCCGATGCGCCAGTAGCCGTTCCAGCGCACGATGGCGTTGTTGGTGGGGTCGGCCGCCACCTGGCTGCCGTCGACGTACAGCTTGGTGCCAGCGAGCGAGTCGATGGTGGCCACCACGTGGTGCCACTGGCCGTTGTTGAGGCCCGCGGCGGAGCTCAAGTAGCGGCGGGGCTCGCCGCTGCCGAAGACGACCTTGCCGTCGTTGGTCATGTAGACCGCCCGGTCGGTGCTGCTCGAGGTGCCCGTGGTGGTCTTGGAGTTGCCGAAACCGGCGAGGCGGCCCCCCGACGTGGTCGTGGTCTTGAACCACAGCTCGACGCTCGCCTGCTTCTTGGCCCACTCGTTGGTCTGGTCGACGATGGCACCGCCGCTGGCGCCGCTGAGGGTGACCGCCTGGCCGAGGTTGGGCACCCCAGGCCGGTTCAGAGTGACCCCGGAGCCGACCGTCATGGTCCGCCCCGTGACGACGTCGCGGACCGTGCTGCCGGACGTCTCGTCGAGGGGGTAGAAGAGGCGGGCGGCGTCGAGGCGCTGCACGTCGGCGGGAGCCGGGACGGCGGACGCGACGGTGACGGTGCTCGCGGCCGACTGCAGGCCGACGTTGCCGTCAGGGTCGACCCCGCGCACCGTGTAGGTGTGCGTGGAGCCGGCCAGCACGGCGGTGTC
Proteins encoded in this window:
- a CDS encoding LamG-like jellyroll fold domain-containing protein: MIRRLACVLLAAASMVITLPAQAPALDAGIETLTATPLSTWQTNGTVWAIQVVGNVAYVGGSFTAVRPPGAAPGTQEVARRFVAAFDARTGDLLPWNPIVSGTVSTSTDANCPKVTSTTRECGTVWDMDVTPDGKTLYLGGDFTKVNGQWRLGLAAFDTATGNLAGGYKVGMYGRVMSVTASDSTVYVGGSFTKLSDSTVRTRLAAFNRTTGDTLPFAPAADSTVRKMKLTPDGSKLVVGGNFNTINGTGPRRLAAVDPVTGVRVSFNDTNNFNSAAWVEDIEVFNGLIYVAGEASGSINEGVDVYDPATGLRKNFDNCLGASHSIAVLRGVVYAGSHSHNCGQMVDGFPEQYQSTDPETSRRYKLRAEVPTSNGNFQLLNWTPQTDDGNGPREMATVGNDILWVGGEFTLVNDNQRQQGLTRFAYKDAGGVQQAPQRPGAPIVSSSTPGRATVNWSTSEDRDSRMVTYQVIRDGNTAAPVYSVTTETKPWFPGWMSFTDTAVLAGSTHTYTVRGVDPDGNVGLQSAASTVTVASAVPAPADVQRLDAARLFYPLDETSGSTVRDVVTGRTMTVGSGVTLNRPGVPNLGQAVTLSGASGGAIVDQTNEWAKKQASVELWFKTTTTSGGRLAGFGNSKTTTGTSSSTDRAVYMTNDGKVVFGSGEPRRYLSSAAGLNNGQWHHVVATIDSLAGTKLYVDGSQVAADPTNNAIVRWNGYWRIGGDNLSGWASRPASDWFSGTIDQFALYTYPMPAAQVARHATLADAPVVDSQAPSVPAGLTTSVSGQDVSLTWQASTDNDAVAEYRVYKGTSADFTADAASLLTRTTALSAADPNQATGTYYYRVAAVDPTGNVSAASDAVAATIAPPPPPPPTTSNLVPTEDTWVNAASPTATAGNSWVMRSKGGTSPQTSYLKFRVPAVPAGTSLQTATLTLSTTANSWASSVDPQQLMLVTDSSWSEATMTYDTAPAVSATVLGSFTGIGVDGSTTVTLDAGALAAYAGQDVTIAIVGGGNDNAEFDTSEAPSGQPVLSVLIG